One window of the Wolbachia endosymbiont of Ctenocephalides felis wCfeJ genome contains the following:
- the mnmE gene encoding tRNA uridine-5-carboxymethylaminomethyl(34) synthesis GTPase MnmE: MTSMDKTVFALSTVFGKSGVAVIRISGNHALKTLNCFHVKKHIKPRFATLIDLYDGLGQLIDNGIIIYFPAPNSFTGEDVIELQVHGSKAVIKIILEELSKIFVMAEPGEFSLRAFLNGKFDLTQIEGIADLIDAETKMQARQAIRQMSGELEKLYSSWRQKLITMQSKIEAYIDFPEDIATERNELEKVNGKVQALVQSIQEHLNDNRRGERLREGLHIVITGEPNVGKSTLFNFLAKRDIAIVSEYAGTTRDVLEAHIDIGGYPIILSDTAGIRESLDPIESEGISRAKKRSCEADLRIELFPFEQHCDINCNTVNSDTIYVLSKADTVIDDYDIKISGMNFLPISILKEVGTGRLISVIKEKIEEKFGYNNNAPVITRQRHRNYMQKAIEHLQRFSIDNSIELMSEDLRLAASELGVITGIISVEEILDSIFSSFCVGK; encoded by the coding sequence ATGACAAGCATGGATAAGACTGTTTTCGCTCTATCAACAGTATTTGGTAAATCAGGAGTTGCAGTAATCAGGATTTCAGGCAATCATGCACTTAAAACTTTGAATTGCTTTCATGTTAAAAAGCATATTAAGCCAAGGTTTGCTACTTTAATTGATCTGTATGATGGTTTAGGTCAATTAATTGACAATGGAATAATCATTTATTTTCCTGCACCAAACAGCTTTACCGGCGAGGACGTTATAGAGTTACAGGTGCATGGAAGTAAAGCGGTTATAAAAATCATCTTAGAGGAGTTATCAAAAATCTTTGTTATGGCTGAACCTGGAGAATTTTCGCTTAGGGCTTTTCTGAATGGCAAGTTTGACTTAACACAGATAGAAGGGATTGCAGATTTAATTGATGCTGAGACAAAAATGCAGGCTAGACAAGCGATTAGGCAGATGTCAGGAGAATTAGAAAAGCTGTACAGTAGTTGGAGGCAGAAACTAATAACGATGCAATCCAAAATCGAAGCATATATAGACTTTCCAGAGGATATTGCAACAGAAAGAAATGAACTAGAGAAAGTCAATGGTAAAGTACAAGCTCTTGTGCAGTCAATACAAGAGCATTTGAATGATAATAGACGGGGTGAAAGGTTACGTGAGGGTTTACATATTGTAATAACTGGTGAGCCAAATGTCGGTAAATCAACACTATTTAATTTCCTTGCCAAACGTGATATTGCTATCGTTTCTGAATATGCTGGCACAACAAGGGATGTGCTTGAAGCCCATATCGATATTGGTGGATATCCAATCATTCTTTCTGATACTGCTGGAATTCGTGAAAGTTTGGATCCAATAGAATCGGAAGGCATAAGTCGAGCGAAGAAGAGGTCTTGTGAAGCTGATTTAAGAATAGAATTGTTTCCCTTTGAACAGCATTGTGACATTAATTGCAACACTGTGAATAGCGATACCATCTACGTATTGAGCAAGGCAGACACTGTTATTGATGATTATGATATAAAAATTAGCGGTATGAATTTTTTACCTATTTCTATTTTAAAAGAAGTAGGTACGGGAAGACTAATTTCGGTAATTAAGGAAAAGATAGAGGAAAAATTTGGTTACAATAACAATGCCCCTGTGATTACTCGGCAAAGACATAGAAATTACATGCAGAAAGCTATAGAACATTTACAACGTTTTAGTATAGATAACTCAATTGAATTAATGTCTGAAGATTTAAGGCTTGCTGCGTCTGAACTTGGTGTGATAACAGGAATTATTAGTGTGGAAGAAATATTGGACAGTATATTTAGCAGCTTTTGTGTAGGCAAATGA
- a CDS encoding SurA N-terminal domain-containing protein, producing MHKILILLLIILPIKLFAVGVEIIADVNGEPISNLDIEKRINLINSLFGPQNGKELKFQILRQLIDEIIIINEAKRLNIKSNDEELNNAVTLFLTQSFKIKNDEVDQHIQKHNIDLGILKKQIKCQLLWNKIIETRIVPFISISDKEVTYAKEQIEKSYYLITFQEFIILDQEDKNAYSMAEDLLKKLRNSNNDFIPESPIKARKVTVNLSQLKGNLKGILERSETGSIVGPVSFSEGYSIIKVIDKVQLDHTLLESTLKLKQIVVKDSEGLLDNFKKQKVTCSNFDKLADNLKLPNAKELEIKMRNLNPDLQALFSKIGINEIVEFRENSTARLMMLCDIKSNAADIEAIKREIYQQKIMIQSNLLLDDMRKNTAISYRYS from the coding sequence ATGCATAAAATACTGATTTTACTGTTGATAATATTGCCAATTAAGTTGTTTGCAGTCGGGGTTGAAATCATTGCAGATGTAAATGGCGAACCAATTTCAAACTTAGATATCGAGAAACGTATTAACCTGATAAATTCATTGTTCGGTCCCCAAAATGGGAAGGAACTGAAGTTTCAAATTCTCAGGCAGTTAATAGATGAAATTATCATCATCAACGAAGCAAAAAGGTTAAATATAAAATCAAACGATGAAGAGTTGAATAATGCTGTCACATTATTTTTAACTCAAAGTTTTAAAATTAAAAATGATGAAGTTGATCAACACATACAAAAACACAACATAGATCTTGGCATTTTAAAAAAACAAATAAAATGTCAACTGTTATGGAATAAAATTATTGAAACAAGAATCGTACCATTTATTAGCATAAGCGACAAGGAAGTAACCTATGCAAAAGAGCAAATAGAAAAGTCATATTATCTTATTACATTCCAAGAGTTCATAATTCTCGATCAGGAAGATAAGAATGCTTATAGTATGGCTGAAGATCTATTGAAAAAACTGCGCAATAGTAATAATGACTTCATTCCAGAATCTCCAATAAAGGCGCGCAAAGTAACTGTTAATTTAAGTCAACTAAAAGGTAACCTTAAGGGCATTTTAGAAAGATCAGAAACTGGCAGTATAGTAGGTCCAGTCAGCTTTAGCGAAGGTTACTCTATTATAAAAGTAATAGATAAAGTACAACTTGATCATACACTACTGGAAAGTACTTTAAAATTAAAACAGATTGTGGTTAAAGACTCAGAAGGCTTACTAGACAACTTCAAGAAACAAAAAGTCACCTGCTCAAATTTTGACAAATTGGCAGATAATCTCAAGCTGCCAAATGCAAAAGAACTCGAAATAAAAATGCGGAATTTAAATCCCGATTTACAGGCTTTATTTAGTAAAATAGGTATAAATGAAATAGTAGAATTTAGAGAAAATAGCACCGCAAGGTTGATGATGTTATGCGATATCAAAAGCAATGCAGCAGATATAGAAGCAATTAAACGGGAGATATATCAACAAAAAATTATGATACAAAGTAACTTGCTACTGGACGATATGCGTAAAAACACAGCTATCAGCTATAGATATAGTTGA
- the petA gene encoding ubiquinol-cytochrome c reductase iron-sulfur subunit → MGKKLNKESLISKKAKETPCVRSLTENKSRRDFITLTTCAMAGIGAASGLWPLIKSMNPSAEVLAMSTVEVNLSDIQEGQEKKVKWQGKPVFIRRRTKQEIEAARAVSVESLRDPESDEQRVCKGKDEWLIMIGICTHLGCVPVDHATKDGNGWFCPCHGSYYDTSGRVIGGPAPKNMTIPDYFFPSENVVVIGKKA, encoded by the coding sequence ATGGGCAAAAAACTAAATAAAGAATCGCTGATAAGCAAGAAGGCTAAAGAAACACCTTGTGTTAGAAGCCTTACTGAAAATAAGAGTAGAAGAGATTTTATAACATTAACTACATGCGCTATGGCAGGCATAGGGGCTGCAAGTGGGCTTTGGCCACTGATTAAGTCTATGAACCCTTCCGCTGAAGTCTTAGCGATGTCCACAGTCGAAGTTAATTTATCTGATATTCAAGAGGGGCAAGAAAAAAAGGTAAAATGGCAAGGTAAGCCAGTATTTATTCGAAGACGTACAAAGCAGGAAATTGAAGCTGCAAGGGCTGTGAGTGTAGAAAGCTTAAGAGACCCTGAGTCAGACGAGCAAAGAGTATGCAAAGGAAAGGATGAGTGGTTAATTATGATTGGAATATGTACCCATCTTGGATGTGTGCCAGTTGATCACGCCACAAAAGATGGCAATGGTTGGTTTTGCCCTTGTCACGGTTCATATTATGATACATCAGGTCGAGTAATTGGTGGGCCTGCACCAAAAAATATGACTATACCTGATTATTTTTTTCCAAGTGAAAATGTTGTGGTAATTGGTAAGAAAGCTTAG